A window of the Rhizobium sp. ACO-34A genome harbors these coding sequences:
- a CDS encoding efflux transporter periplasmic adaptor subunit: MTSLKGFLFSKFPALALVFALALGVSGCSEEKQAETKETIRPVKVAHISATSHEQASLYSGTVKARVETSLGFRVAGKIIERRVNVGDRVRPGDVLARIDPTDYQLSVRTAEASLAAAETAVATAGLANKRAQQLFDKSVTAKSQVEQAGLNYDQAVSTRDAAISALDQARNQVSYTELKSDREGIVTAISSDTGAVVAAGTPVATVALDNEKEVQIAVPEGDIANFRPGKAVKASFWSDDTLAIDGKVREVSGSADTQSRTFSVRISLPDNARVLLGMTATIEAARENTRGYLAVPLSALAERNGQKIVWVVDPQTSTVSAREISIAEFTADGVNVSNGVKPGDLVVAAGTQFMRDDLKVKLPQEQSALLQPSNVAR, encoded by the coding sequence ATGACTTCGCTGAAGGGTTTTCTATTTTCAAAATTCCCCGCTCTGGCGCTTGTTTTCGCCCTGGCGCTCGGCGTGTCCGGGTGCAGCGAGGAAAAGCAGGCAGAGACGAAGGAAACGATCCGCCCCGTGAAGGTCGCCCATATCTCCGCGACATCGCACGAACAGGCCTCTCTCTATTCCGGCACCGTCAAGGCCCGCGTCGAAACGAGCCTCGGCTTCCGGGTCGCGGGAAAGATCATCGAACGCCGGGTCAATGTCGGTGACCGCGTCAGGCCGGGCGACGTTCTCGCACGGATCGATCCGACCGATTACCAGTTGAGCGTCAGGACAGCCGAGGCCAGTCTCGCCGCCGCCGAAACGGCGGTCGCGACCGCCGGCCTTGCCAACAAGCGCGCGCAGCAGCTCTTCGACAAGAGCGTGACCGCCAAGTCGCAGGTGGAGCAGGCCGGCCTCAATTACGATCAGGCCGTCTCCACGCGCGATGCAGCGATCTCGGCGCTCGATCAGGCGAGGAACCAGGTTTCCTACACCGAACTCAAGTCCGACCGGGAAGGGATCGTCACCGCGATCAGCTCCGACACCGGCGCGGTCGTCGCGGCGGGCACGCCGGTCGCAACCGTTGCCCTCGACAATGAAAAGGAAGTGCAGATCGCGGTTCCCGAAGGCGACATCGCCAATTTCCGTCCCGGCAAGGCGGTGAAGGCCAGCTTCTGGTCGGATGATACGCTCGCCATCGACGGCAAGGTGCGGGAAGTTTCCGGCAGCGCCGACACGCAATCGCGCACCTTTTCCGTCAGGATCAGCCTTCCCGACAACGCCCGGGTTCTTCTCGGCATGACCGCCACCATCGAAGCGGCAAGGGAAAACACCAGGGGTTACCTGGCCGTGCCGCTTTCGGCGCTCGCCGAAAGGAACGGGCAGAAGATCGTCTGGGTTGTCGATCCGCAGACCTCAACGGTCAGCGCGCGGGAAATCAGCATCGCGGAATTCACCGCCGATGGCGTCAACGTATCGAACGGCGTGAAGCCGGGCGATCTGGTGGTCGCGGCCGGCACGCAGTTCATGCGCGACGATCTCAAGGTGAAGCTGCCTCAGGAACAATCCGCTCTTCTGCAACCCTCGAACGTCGCTCGCTGA
- a CDS encoding TetR family transcriptional regulator has protein sequence MNQMPEIDVEEARRDTATRILDAAERTFRHYGYSKTTVADIAGELGMSTANIYRFFGSKVEIHQALCARMLATCYKQAYDTRHSLDSAETRLRRYVEEQHRWTVETMLDEHKVHEMIVVAIERDWQVIERHIDSIQDLVAEIIREGIATGEFAEQDPIAAARCFGAATVSLCHPQMVAQCMAKENRATASELVDFAIRALKK, from the coding sequence ATGAACCAGATGCCGGAAATCGACGTGGAAGAAGCCCGCCGCGATACCGCCACCCGCATTCTCGATGCGGCCGAGCGGACGTTCAGGCACTATGGCTACAGCAAGACCACGGTGGCCGACATTGCCGGGGAACTCGGCATGTCCACGGCCAACATCTATCGCTTCTTCGGCTCCAAGGTGGAAATTCACCAGGCCCTGTGCGCTCGCATGCTGGCGACCTGTTACAAGCAGGCCTATGATACCCGCCACAGCCTCGACAGCGCGGAGACGCGGTTGCGCCGCTATGTCGAAGAACAGCATCGCTGGACGGTCGAGACCATGCTCGACGAGCACAAGGTGCATGAAATGATCGTCGTCGCCATCGAGCGCGACTGGCAGGTAATCGAACGCCACATCGACAGCATTCAGGATCTCGTCGCCGAGATCATCAGGGAAGGCATCGCGACAGGCGAATTTGCCGAACAGGACCCGATTGCAGCCGCAAGATGCTTTGGCGCGGCCACGGTCAGCCTCTGTCATCCGCAGATGGTGGCCCAATGCATGGCCAAGGAAAACCGGGCAACCGCGTCTGAACTGGTCGACTTCGCCATTCGTGCATTGAAAAAATAA
- a CDS encoding succinate-semialdehyde dehydrogenase (in Escherichia coli this enzyme appears to be an NAD+/NADP+-dependent succinate semialdehyde dehydrogenase) — translation MAYATINPYTGETIKTFPDATDAEVRDAIANAHNAFLSWKDASFADRGRILQKAADLLRKNSDAYAKLLTLEMGKLFAEAKAEVELSAKIFEYYVRNAEELLKPEKLPVLDPAEGDNIIVHEPLGVLLAIEPWNFPYYQIARIIAPQLSAGNTVLLKHASNVPQSAAAFEALMKEAGLPAGAFRNLYATRSQIELILNDDRVHGVALTGSEGAGSVVAAQAGKALKKSTLELGGADAFVVLADADLDKTVNWGVFGRHWNGGQVCVSSKRMIIVDDVYDAYLEKYRKGVSGLVAGDPFDPKTTLAPLSSQGAADEVKEKIREAVKLGAKAEEVGPAVPNQGAFVQPTILTEVAEDNPARYWEFFGPVSMLFRAKDEDDAVRIANDSPFGLGGSVFTSNPAHGAEVAKRISTGMVFVNHPTKVEADLPFGGIRRSGYGRELIGLGLKEFVNHKLIGVVDIDAHF, via the coding sequence ATGGCCTACGCCACAATCAATCCCTACACCGGCGAAACCATCAAGACATTCCCTGACGCCACGGATGCGGAAGTTCGCGACGCGATCGCAAACGCGCATAATGCCTTCCTGTCGTGGAAGGACGCATCCTTTGCCGACCGCGGCCGCATTCTCCAGAAAGCCGCCGATCTCCTGCGCAAGAACAGCGATGCCTATGCAAAGCTGCTGACGCTGGAAATGGGCAAGCTGTTTGCCGAAGCAAAAGCTGAGGTCGAGCTTTCGGCCAAGATCTTCGAATATTACGTCCGAAACGCCGAGGAACTGCTGAAGCCGGAAAAGCTGCCCGTTCTCGATCCGGCCGAGGGTGACAACATCATCGTTCACGAGCCGCTCGGCGTGCTGCTCGCCATCGAGCCGTGGAACTTCCCCTATTACCAGATCGCCCGCATCATCGCGCCGCAGCTTTCGGCCGGCAACACGGTACTCCTGAAGCACGCCTCAAACGTTCCACAGAGTGCGGCCGCATTCGAGGCGCTGATGAAGGAAGCAGGACTTCCCGCGGGTGCGTTCCGCAACCTTTACGCCACTCGCTCGCAGATTGAACTGATCCTCAATGACGACCGGGTGCATGGCGTGGCGCTCACCGGCTCCGAAGGCGCGGGCTCGGTCGTGGCGGCGCAGGCCGGCAAGGCGCTGAAGAAATCGACGCTGGAACTCGGCGGCGCCGACGCGTTCGTGGTGCTGGCCGACGCCGATCTCGACAAGACGGTCAACTGGGGCGTCTTCGGCCGACACTGGAACGGCGGTCAGGTCTGCGTCTCTTCCAAGCGCATGATCATCGTCGACGACGTCTACGACGCCTACCTTGAGAAGTACCGCAAGGGCGTGTCCGGTCTCGTGGCGGGCGACCCCTTCGACCCGAAGACGACGCTGGCTCCGCTCTCCTCGCAAGGTGCGGCCGATGAGGTGAAGGAAAAGATCCGCGAAGCCGTCAAGCTCGGCGCGAAGGCCGAGGAAGTCGGTCCTGCCGTGCCCAATCAGGGCGCCTTCGTGCAGCCGACCATCCTGACCGAGGTCGCCGAGGACAACCCGGCCCGCTACTGGGAATTCTTCGGCCCGGTCTCCATGCTGTTCCGGGCAAAGGACGAGGACGACGCCGTGCGCATCGCCAACGATTCACCGTTCGGCCTCGGCGGATCGGTCTTCACCTCCAATCCGGCCCACGGCGCGGAAGTGGCCAAACGCATCTCCACCGGCATGGTCTTCGTCAACCATCCGACCAAGGTGGAGGCCGACCTCCCGTTCGGCGGCATCCGCCGCTCCGGCTACGGACGCGAACTGATCGGCCTCGGTCTCAAGGAGTTCGTCAATCACAAGCTGATCGGCGTGGTCGATATCGACGCGCACTTCTGA
- a CDS encoding 12-oxophytodienoate reductase, which yields MSTRILFQPFSLKSLSLKNRIVMAPMTRAMAKDGIPGAAQAEYYRRRAAGGVGLILTEGTVIDRPASRNDPGIPFFHGEAALAGWDEVAKSVHAAGGRIGPQIWHTGSTRSSRSQTQPEDLVESPSGLVGPDDPRGKAMTEEDIADTVAAFASAAADARRLGFDIVELHGAHGYLIDQFFWEGSNKRKDAYGGATIAERSRFAAEAVRAVRAAVGADFPLSLRVSQWKQQDYAARNASTPDEMTAWLLPLVEAGVDILHCSQRRFWTPEFPEIDGDAGLNFAGWAKKLTGAATISVGSVGLSSDFFGAFGGQGSESASFDNLIERMERQEFDLIAVGRPLISDAEWTAKVSGGKLDELGGFNAADLAVLA from the coding sequence ATGTCTACCCGTATCCTGTTTCAACCCTTCTCGCTGAAGTCCCTGTCCCTGAAGAACCGCATCGTCATGGCGCCGATGACCCGCGCCATGGCGAAGGACGGCATTCCCGGCGCGGCCCAGGCCGAGTATTACCGCCGCCGCGCCGCGGGCGGCGTCGGCCTGATCCTCACCGAAGGCACGGTGATCGACCGTCCCGCCTCGCGCAACGATCCGGGTATTCCATTCTTCCATGGCGAAGCGGCCCTTGCCGGATGGGATGAGGTGGCGAAATCCGTGCATGCCGCGGGCGGCAGGATCGGCCCGCAGATCTGGCATACCGGCTCGACCCGCTCCAGCCGCAGCCAGACGCAGCCGGAGGATCTGGTGGAAAGCCCCTCGGGTCTCGTTGGCCCCGACGATCCGCGCGGCAAGGCGATGACCGAGGAGGATATCGCCGATACCGTCGCGGCCTTCGCCAGTGCCGCCGCCGACGCCAGGCGTCTCGGCTTCGACATCGTCGAGTTGCACGGCGCCCATGGCTATCTGATCGACCAGTTCTTCTGGGAGGGCAGCAACAAGCGCAAGGATGCCTATGGTGGCGCCACCATCGCCGAACGCTCGCGCTTTGCCGCCGAAGCCGTGCGCGCGGTGCGGGCCGCCGTCGGCGCCGACTTCCCGCTGTCGCTGCGCGTCAGCCAGTGGAAGCAGCAGGACTATGCCGCCCGCAACGCGAGCACGCCGGATGAAATGACGGCATGGCTCCTGCCGCTGGTCGAAGCCGGCGTGGATATCCTGCACTGCTCGCAACGCCGCTTCTGGACACCTGAATTCCCCGAGATCGACGGTGACGCCGGCCTGAACTTCGCCGGCTGGGCGAAGAAGCTGACGGGTGCCGCCACGATCAGCGTCGGCTCGGTCGGCCTGTCGTCGGATTTCTTCGGCGCATTCGGCGGCCAGGGTTCCGAAAGCGCCTCGTTCGACAATCTGATCGAGCGGATGGAACGCCAGGAATTCGACCTCATCGCCGTCGGCCGTCCGCTGATTTCGGATGCCGAATGGACCGCCAAGGTCTCCGGCGGAAAGCTTGACGAACTCGGCGGCTTCAACGCCGCCGATCTGGCCGTTCTGGCCTGA
- a CDS encoding SDR family oxidoreductase: MSDKNAVLITGASTGIGAVYAERFARRGHDLVLVARNVEKLEQHAARLRTETGVSVDLLPADLTDESQLAAVEARLRNDASIGILVNNAGGNVGGTFLTQSAEDLTRLVMLNATSVLRLSHAVAPRFAERGEGAIINVSSVLALAPEWGSPVYSATKAFVLTLSQALQTDLGPKGVYVQAVLPGATRTDIWNFVDESRLPPMMEVADLVDAALVGFDRREEVTIPPLHDEARFQAFEAARISVVQGIGNTTPGERYLTAA, from the coding sequence ATGTCCGACAAGAACGCAGTCCTCATCACCGGCGCCTCGACGGGCATCGGCGCGGTTTACGCAGAACGCTTCGCCCGGCGCGGCCACGACCTCGTGCTGGTGGCGCGCAACGTCGAAAAGCTTGAGCAACACGCAGCCCGCCTGCGGACAGAAACCGGCGTCTCGGTCGACCTCCTGCCGGCGGACCTCACCGATGAAAGCCAGCTGGCCGCAGTCGAGGCGCGGCTTCGCAATGACGCTTCGATCGGTATTCTGGTCAACAACGCCGGCGGCAATGTCGGCGGCACCTTCCTCACTCAGAGCGCCGAGGACCTGACGCGTCTGGTGATGCTCAACGCCACCAGCGTGTTGCGCCTCAGCCATGCGGTTGCGCCGCGCTTTGCCGAGAGGGGCGAGGGGGCGATCATCAACGTCAGTTCGGTTCTCGCCCTTGCGCCGGAATGGGGTTCCCCGGTCTACTCGGCAACCAAGGCCTTCGTCCTGACGCTTTCGCAGGCGCTGCAGACCGATCTCGGGCCGAAGGGCGTCTATGTCCAGGCTGTTCTTCCCGGAGCGACCCGGACCGACATCTGGAATTTCGTCGATGAGTCGCGGCTGCCGCCGATGATGGAAGTGGCCGATCTGGTCGATGCCGCGCTCGTCGGCTTCGATCGCCGCGAGGAAGTCACGATCCCGCCGCTGCATGACGAGGCTCGGTTCCAGGCTTTCGAGGCCGCGCGCATCTCCGTGGTGCAGGGCATTGGAAACACCACCCCCGGCGAGCGCTACCTCACGGCCGCCTGA
- a CDS encoding LysR family transcriptional regulator, with product MKRDELGDLVAFLTVAEERSFTRAAAQLGTSQSSLSHTVRRLEERMGVRLLLRTTRNVAPTDAGEQLVETLRPAFNDIRGRIDALSALRQKPAGTIRITSSRHASETILMPVVKRLLAEYPDINIEISNDQKLIDLVAERYDAGVRLGEQVEKDMIAVRIGPEMRMVVAGSPAYFERHPKPRTPHDLTQHTCINLRLPTLGGLYAWEFEKDGRPLNVRVEGQFICNDVPMIIDAAMSGLGLTCLPNDHLEKFVAAGKLVKVLEDWCPPFPGYHLFYPSRRQASPAFALLVDGLRYRG from the coding sequence ATGAAGCGTGACGAACTCGGCGATCTCGTTGCTTTCCTCACCGTGGCGGAGGAGCGCAGCTTCACGCGCGCCGCCGCCCAGCTTGGAACATCGCAGTCATCGCTCAGCCACACCGTGCGACGGCTGGAGGAGCGCATGGGCGTCAGGCTGTTGCTGAGGACCACGCGCAACGTCGCCCCGACGGACGCCGGAGAGCAGCTGGTCGAGACGCTGCGCCCGGCATTCAACGACATTCGCGGCCGTATCGACGCGCTCAGCGCCTTGCGGCAGAAACCGGCCGGCACGATCCGCATCACCTCAAGCCGCCATGCCAGCGAGACCATCCTGATGCCGGTGGTGAAGCGGCTACTGGCGGAATATCCGGATATCAACATCGAGATTTCCAACGACCAGAAACTCATCGATCTCGTCGCCGAGCGCTACGATGCCGGTGTGCGGCTGGGCGAACAGGTGGAAAAGGACATGATCGCGGTGCGCATCGGTCCGGAAATGCGCATGGTGGTCGCCGGTTCTCCCGCCTATTTCGAGAGGCATCCCAAGCCCCGGACGCCGCATGACCTGACGCAGCACACCTGCATCAATCTCCGATTGCCGACATTGGGCGGCCTCTATGCCTGGGAATTCGAGAAGGACGGACGACCCCTCAATGTCAGGGTGGAGGGACAGTTCATCTGCAACGACGTGCCGATGATCATCGACGCGGCCATGAGCGGCCTGGGGCTGACATGCCTTCCCAACGATCATCTGGAAAAGTTCGTCGCGGCGGGAAAGCTGGTGAAGGTGCTGGAAGACTGGTGCCCTCCATTTCCCGGCTATCATCTCTTCTATCCGAGCCGCAGGCAGGCTTCACCGGCCTTCGCGCTGCTCGTGGATGGCCTGCGATACAGGGGATAA
- a CDS encoding hydroxyacid dehydrogenase: MKTIGFACTSADVPLEPYTFERRAPRENDIVMEILFCGVCHSDLHWSKNDWGWTVFPAVPGHEIVGRVIEIGSKVTRYKIGDHVAVGCMVDSCQSCDQCRKDEEQLCREGNTGTYGGFDRFTGDYTLGGYSKHLVVREEFALRMPDGLDLAKAAPLLCAGITTYSPLRTWNVGPGSRVGVIGLGGLGHMAVKLAVGMGAHVTVLSRTADKAEDAKALGANALLVSSDEEAMKKAASSFDLIIDTVPVKHDLNPYMPLLDVDGTLVIVGQIGPVAEPSTVPLVLGRRRIAGSPIGGIRQTQEMLDFCAARNILPDVEMIRMDEINHAFERMEKADVRYRFVIDMASLAAA, encoded by the coding sequence ATGAAAACCATAGGCTTCGCCTGCACCTCGGCGGATGTTCCGCTTGAGCCTTACACTTTCGAGCGCCGCGCGCCGCGCGAAAACGATATCGTCATGGAAATCCTTTTCTGCGGTGTCTGCCACTCGGACCTGCACTGGTCGAAGAACGATTGGGGCTGGACCGTTTTCCCGGCTGTTCCCGGCCATGAAATCGTCGGCCGCGTGATCGAGATTGGCAGCAAGGTGACGCGTTACAAGATCGGCGACCACGTTGCTGTCGGCTGCATGGTCGATAGCTGCCAGAGCTGCGACCAGTGCAGGAAGGACGAGGAACAGCTTTGCCGCGAAGGCAATACCGGCACCTACGGCGGCTTCGACCGCTTCACCGGCGACTACACGCTCGGCGGTTATTCGAAACATCTCGTGGTGCGTGAGGAATTCGCGCTGCGCATGCCCGACGGGCTCGATCTGGCGAAGGCCGCTCCGCTGCTCTGCGCCGGCATCACCACCTATTCGCCGCTTCGCACCTGGAATGTCGGTCCCGGCAGCCGCGTCGGCGTCATCGGTCTCGGCGGCCTCGGCCATATGGCGGTGAAGCTCGCCGTCGGCATGGGCGCCCATGTCACGGTTCTCTCCCGCACCGCCGACAAGGCGGAGGACGCCAAGGCGCTCGGCGCCAATGCCCTGCTCGTTTCGAGCGACGAAGAGGCGATGAAGAAGGCTGCCAGCAGCTTCGACCTCATCATCGACACCGTGCCGGTCAAGCACGACCTCAACCCCTACATGCCGCTTCTCGATGTCGACGGCACGCTGGTCATCGTCGGCCAGATCGGTCCCGTCGCAGAACCGAGCACGGTGCCGCTCGTTCTCGGCCGCCGCCGCATTGCCGGTTCGCCGATCGGCGGTATCCGCCAGACGCAGGAAATGCTCGATTTCTGCGCCGCCAGGAACATCCTGCCCGATGTCGAGATGATCCGCATGGACGAGATCAATCACGCCTTCGAACGCATGGAAAAGGCCGACGTCCGCTACCGCTTCGTCATCGACATGGCGTCGCTTGCCGCGGCCTGA
- a CDS encoding cupin, protein MKIIKTGTAPSVKGPADYFTGTVRIDAPFQTEAPARASGATVTFEPGARTAWHTHPLGQTLIVVSGAGRVQREGGPIEEIRPGDIVWFPPGEKHWHGASADVAMSHIAIAEALDGKVVDWLEHVTDAEYLGTK, encoded by the coding sequence ATGAAGATCATCAAGACCGGAACCGCCCCGTCCGTAAAGGGACCGGCGGATTATTTCACCGGCACGGTACGCATCGATGCCCCGTTCCAGACGGAGGCTCCGGCCCGGGCGAGCGGCGCAACCGTTACCTTCGAACCCGGCGCCCGCACCGCATGGCATACCCATCCGCTCGGCCAGACGCTTATCGTCGTCTCAGGGGCAGGCCGCGTGCAGCGTGAGGGCGGGCCTATCGAGGAAATCCGCCCCGGCGATATCGTCTGGTTCCCACCGGGCGAAAAGCACTGGCACGGCGCATCGGCCGACGTCGCCATGTCCCACATCGCCATTGCCGAAGCGCTCGACGGCAAGGTCGTCGACTGGCTCGAACACGTCACGGACGCCGAATATCTCGGCACGAAGTGA
- a CDS encoding aldo/keto reductase — protein MQKRILGKSGLEVSAIGLGCMGLSFGYGPATDRGDAIKLIRAAYEQGVTFFDTAEAYGPFLNEEIVGEALEPMRDAVVIATKFGFRDGNSQTGLDSRPERIRQVADEALKRLRTDRIDLFYQHRVDPTVPVEDVAGAVKDLIAEGKVKHFGMSEAGADSIRRAHAVQPVAALQSEYSMWWREPEQKVFPTLEELGIGFVPFSPLGKGFLTGAINENTTFDSTDFRNTVPRFAAEARKANQALVTLVGEIAARKQATNAQIALAWVLAQKPWIAPIPGTTKLHRLAENNAAADVVLTPEDLAEIDKALSAITVQGERYSPDRQKLVGR, from the coding sequence ATGCAGAAACGTATTCTTGGAAAGAGCGGCCTCGAAGTCTCGGCCATCGGCCTTGGCTGCATGGGCCTGAGCTTCGGCTACGGCCCGGCCACCGACCGGGGGGATGCGATCAAGCTCATTCGCGCGGCCTATGAACAGGGCGTGACCTTCTTCGATACCGCCGAAGCCTACGGCCCCTTCCTCAACGAGGAAATCGTCGGCGAGGCGCTGGAACCGATGCGCGACGCGGTCGTCATCGCCACCAAGTTCGGCTTCAGGGACGGAAACTCGCAAACCGGGCTGGACAGCCGGCCGGAGCGCATCCGTCAGGTGGCCGACGAGGCGCTGAAACGGCTGCGGACCGACCGCATCGATCTCTTCTACCAGCACCGCGTCGATCCGACCGTGCCGGTCGAGGATGTCGCCGGTGCGGTCAAGGACCTGATCGCTGAGGGCAAGGTCAAGCATTTCGGCATGTCCGAAGCCGGTGCCGACAGCATCCGTCGCGCCCATGCCGTGCAGCCGGTCGCGGCGCTGCAGAGCGAATACTCCATGTGGTGGCGCGAACCGGAGCAGAAGGTGTTCCCGACGCTCGAGGAACTGGGGATCGGCTTCGTGCCGTTCAGCCCGCTCGGCAAGGGCTTCCTGACCGGGGCGATCAACGAGAACACCACCTTCGACAGCACCGACTTCCGCAACACCGTTCCGCGGTTTGCAGCTGAAGCCCGCAAGGCAAATCAGGCGCTCGTCACCCTCGTCGGCGAGATTGCCGCGCGCAAACAGGCGACCAACGCCCAGATCGCCCTTGCCTGGGTGCTGGCGCAGAAGCCCTGGATCGCTCCGATCCCCGGCACCACCAAGCTGCACCGTCTCGCGGAAAACAACGCCGCGGCCGATGTCGTGCTGACGCCGGAGGATCTGGCCGAGATCGACAAGGCGCTTTCCGCCATCACCGTGCAGGGCGAGCGTTATTCTCCCGACCGGCAAAAGCTGGTCGGCCGGTAA
- a CDS encoding flavodoxin, with protein MNPQNDLSRRKLLAAPSLLMVAAGLGASSSSAPAAGQADSSVLVACFSRSGNTRVIAGQIRRALGARSFDIEPAAPYPEDYEETVAQAERERRAQYRPPLKAMADMEGCETVFLGFPIWGMTAPAIIRSFLAAHDFRGRTLIPFITHGGYGLGNSLSVVATHAPQADILDGFSMEADQERRTLTEVTGWLGGVSLPK; from the coding sequence ATGAACCCGCAGAACGATCTGTCCCGCCGGAAGCTTCTGGCCGCGCCCTCGCTGCTGATGGTGGCGGCGGGCCTCGGGGCTTCGTCATCATCCGCGCCTGCCGCCGGGCAAGCAGACAGCAGCGTGCTCGTCGCCTGCTTTTCTCGCAGCGGCAATACGCGGGTGATCGCGGGGCAGATCCGGCGGGCGCTTGGCGCGCGGTCCTTCGATATCGAACCGGCCGCACCCTATCCCGAGGACTACGAGGAAACGGTGGCGCAGGCGGAACGGGAGCGTCGGGCGCAATATCGCCCGCCGCTGAAGGCCATGGCCGACATGGAAGGCTGCGAAACCGTATTTCTCGGCTTTCCGATCTGGGGAATGACCGCGCCCGCGATCATCCGCTCCTTCCTTGCCGCCCATGATTTCAGGGGCAGGACGCTGATCCCGTTCATCACCCATGGCGGCTACGGGCTCGGCAACAGCCTGTCTGTTGTCGCTACGCATGCGCCGCAGGCAGACATCCTCGACGGTTTCTCCATGGAGGCCGATCAGGAACGGCGCACACTGACCGAGGTCACCGGATGGCTTGGCGGCGTATCGTTGCCGAAATGA
- a CDS encoding oxidoreductase produces the protein MTDNIENKVVVITGASSGLGAETARHLVRAGAKVVLGARRLDRLETLANELGLGSEAIYTMDVTDRQQVKALVDHAVKTHGRIDVLINNAGLMPHSPLDRLKVDEWERMVDVNIKGVLYGIAAALPYMQEQKSGHIINVSSVAGHKVRPGGVVYSATKHAVRVISEGLRQEVKPYNIRSTIISPGAVATELTDSITEADIAAGMKDFYDRYAIPADSFARCVLFAMSQPEDVDINEILFRPTAQEV, from the coding sequence ATGACAGACAATATCGAAAACAAGGTCGTCGTCATCACCGGCGCGTCCAGCGGCCTTGGCGCTGAAACCGCACGGCATCTGGTCCGGGCAGGCGCGAAGGTCGTGCTTGGCGCGCGCCGTCTTGACAGGCTTGAGACATTGGCCAACGAACTCGGTCTCGGCTCCGAGGCGATCTACACCATGGACGTGACCGATCGCCAGCAGGTGAAGGCCCTTGTCGACCATGCCGTGAAAACTCATGGCCGGATCGACGTGCTCATCAACAATGCCGGCCTGATGCCGCATTCGCCGCTCGACCGGCTGAAGGTCGACGAATGGGAGCGGATGGTCGACGTCAACATCAAGGGCGTGCTCTACGGCATAGCCGCCGCCCTGCCCTACATGCAGGAACAGAAGAGCGGGCACATCATCAACGTCTCCTCCGTCGCCGGACACAAGGTGCGTCCGGGCGGCGTCGTCTATTCCGCGACCAAGCATGCGGTTCGGGTGATTTCCGAGGGGCTGCGGCAGGAAGTGAAGCCCTACAATATCCGCAGCACCATCATTTCCCCCGGTGCCGTCGCGACCGAGCTGACCGACAGCATCACCGAAGCCGATATCGCCGCCGGCATGAAGGACTTCTACGACCGTTACGCCATTCCCGCCGACAGCTTCGCGCGCTGCGTGCTCTTCGCCATGAGCCAGCCCGAAGACGTCGATATCAACGAAATCCTGTTCCGCCCGACGGCGCAGGAAGTTTAA